The following nucleotide sequence is from Salvia miltiorrhiza cultivar Shanhuang (shh) chromosome 7, IMPLAD_Smil_shh, whole genome shotgun sequence.
ATACCTACTCAGATGACTTGTCAGCTTTTTCTTCTCCGACTCTGAGTTTTTTTCTCCACCTCTAACATGCCCAACTTTTGCCTCATTCAGACCGGCTGGCAGAACACAGTTGCAGAACAAACCTTCGAATATAACAAAATCAGTCAAGATACTTGAAATCTAGTCCAACTTAGGGGCTTACTACATCGGATCTCACGCATTTCATAACTTGCCTCCTTGGATAATGAGAACCAATCATATAATCTGCAATGAGAACCCTGTTTTAATCTCATCCCCACTCCCTATGTTTATAAGTTTATTTATGAATACATTTTCTCAATGTAGCAGAAGCACATCTACAAATGACTTAAAGAAGAAAGAACAGTCCAGAATGCATTAGAGGCTCAGTTATATTCACAAGAGTCACGATTGATTTGTCCCTTACAAATACGACAGAGTTGTAAAGAAGCAAACAAGCACATTAAGGCGTAGTAGGCAGTTGATATCAAAGCATATGAAGCTAGGAATGCAAAGCACAAAGAAACAAGAGCAGCCAAGATGTATGTGGTAAAGGTGCATACCAAGTCGAGCAAGGCGATTCACCCATCTAGGAATCTGTTTACCAGTCAAGCGAAGACACACATCATTGCAGAAATGGTTGCAGTTCTTGGAAATGAGATTATAGGCATTTCCAGGGTATTCTTGAGCCAGGTTTTCCATGAGTGCACGGACCTCCTTGGGACCCAAATCTGATCTTGCAATCAAGATTGATTTTCTAAATGTGAAACCAGGACAATGCTTTGGTTCTACCTCAAAAATCCCAGTTGTTGAATGTTCATGAGCACCAAATGCATACTCAACTCCATGAACTACACACACAACAGCCAATAGGAGAAAAAACATCAAcactcatgcttaaataaagCCTAATTTTAAGAAAACCTAGCTAGGTCCAACCAGGAAGGAATATACTATTAAATCATAAAACTTCCATGAAATGAACCTAAGAAAacttcaatttatatatgataCGAGGAAAAGATAAGATTGAAGGTAGAGTTACCTTGAACCCCGGAATGATAGATACCGAGGCCGAGCCAGTAAGCATAGCCGTTGATGGGGGTGAGATCGTATACATTGAGGTACACCGGAATAGTGCccgtcttccccttcttccccATCATTCTGCGCAGCATcgatctttctttctttctttctcaacACATACGCCCACTTTTATTCAAATTTCAGAGCCTCAAAATCCCAATCCTCGATATATGAATATGATGATGCCAATTCATCCGGATTTGGAATTGGGATTGAAGATTTTGATAACGGAAAACCCAATTCGCTTTTGCCTTGTGAATTGTGATTATTAAGCTCCTAGTCCTAGTAAGGATGTGGAGAGAAGAATACAAGGGAAACAAACgcctacatttttttttctataccaatattattatacaatttcggtgcattttcttttttcaattgaggtttccaaaataaaatcctCACTTAATGCGTGATGAGatttttttcctttaatttTGAGCATATTAGTACAATCACGTGTTAcatgtaaatatttaattaatttgataatataaacagtaaaataaaatgtatttttaaacGTTATTTGCGGACGGTAAAAAATTATACACTTTTTATTTTAAGACATAATCTCAcatcttttcttcaatttttattcttacaaataccatttatttacaaaaatatcatCCTTAATTTAATCTACCTCTCATTTCTTATAGATATgacttctttttttaaaaaaattgtgtcTACCAAAAAAATATGTGTAGCTCGAGCGAGTCTAGAATTATAATCACCGTGCATCGCGCATGAGATGCACTCTTACAATATAGAACCACTATAAAAATTGTGATTATCCCTATATCTTCAATAAAATTGAGACACGATAATTTATGAGGTATATTAAATCGAACATCATAAAACGACTATCATCACTATATTCAATAGATCGATTTGAGAAAGCAATATAatgcatttcaagaaaaaatattaattcttgattaattaatcacCAATACTTTGATGTAATAGGGATTACCTCTCAACTAAAATCACAGTTGAGTACTACTTAGTACGGTACCTTTTCAAGAAAAACGTATTAAATCTAGCATTACATAAATTTCTTCAACTAAAAAAAAGGACGATATGACAATTTCTTATGAttcattttaaagaaaaaaaaaatattttaaatggcGCCAATTCACAGTTACATTTTAAATGGCAAATCACATTATATATTTCACATTTTAATGTGAAATATATATTTCACAGTTAGATGCTGCGTTTCACCTTATAATTGGGCCACGTTAAACATGTAAGTAATAAATTCTTTGTGAACATGTAAGGAATAAGTTCTTTGTAAATTCTTTGTAAATATGTAATTGAGTCACGTTAAACATGTAAGGAATAAATTCTTTGGCAACACGTAGGTGCTGCGTTTCGCCTTATAATTGGGCCACGTTAAACATGTAAGGAATAAATTCTTTGTAAATATGTTCCATGTAAATAAGATTCATATGTTTGaattcaaataatatttttttgttcattttttttggagtgaatcttttaataatatttttaagtgTTTACTTTTCATTTGGAATAAATAATGGAAAAAGCTTTCTTTGCACAGCTTGAAACATGCCTTCACCAAAGTGAAGAAAGTTTTCGTCGATTGTTGGACGGTACCGTTGGTGCTTGAAGGCAGAGGCTTGAATTCCATCGGTATTGTTTAATGTAGGCTTCGTCTCCAAAAGTGGATGTTTGAAGGTAGATGGTTGATTTTCGGCACGCTTAGTTTCCGGTACTTCTGCAACAGTATAGGTAATGTCTGAAACTTTCTACCTTTCCTACGAAAATCATGGTCTCTTTTTGGAGATTTATGTAGTTTATACAAGATGTTATTTTTTGGGTGGGTGGGTGTTCTATAATCGGTTATGTTAAAATGCTGAAGATTTGAATCATTGGAAATTCTTTAGATAATTTTTTGGGGTTTTTGACTTATTTGAttggagtttaaaattatttaggaccattatcttagggctatttgcaaaaataggccattatttttcggacttgcaaaaataggccaattattttagtttttggcatttttaggccacatttgAGTTCAATTCAGCATTTAGAGGCCACTTTTTGGGGCcaaaatgtggcccaaaatagCCTGATTGGGTACACATGTGGCCTAAAACTacccaaaactaaaataattgacctatttttgcaagtccgaaaaatagtggcctatttttgcaaatagccctaagataatgaccttaaataattatttgtgagTAATTAATTATAACCACTTTGTAAATGTTGACGAGAATCTCGATATTTTTGAAGTTATGAagtcaataatatttttattgatgatgatgtcatctttcttgattttaGCACATTTCAATATTGCTTTCGCTCGACGTTCAATCTAGTTTTCtgtttagtcgtatcgatacccagtctacgctatcactggctaggcgTCGGACTGCGACAGAATTGGACACCCACTGGGAGACGATGCACAAAGATGATATCCAGAAGGCTACATGCACATGTCGAAAATGTGAAACAATTTGTTTCACCAAACATGTGTTGTATCATCATATGATTGACACTAACACTTACTGCAGGTGTCCCGCGCTACCATACGAGCGGAAGGATCGCATGGTGGCGCGGAGGAAGGCTGAAAAAATGTGGGCTTTGAACTTCAAACGCAAATAAGATCTGTTGGGTGATTTGATTGGGCAGTTGTTAATTGTTGTGAATATCATACTTTGGTTAGATATTATTGGGCATACCTAGGTGTAAATAAAGATACCTGATTACTTTGACCTATTCTTTTGGCAGTTGTTACCTGTTTACCGATTGGGCATGCTTAGGATTATGACACATCGCTTTTACACTCCAATTGAACCAGAACCGATTTCCTTTTAACTAATACTCCACGCTACCCCCGATTATATTTGACAAATGGTTTTGACCTATTGACACACATTATGTAAGTAATTTTTTGGCAACACGTAGGTACTACGTTTCGCCTTATAATTGGGCCACATTAAACATGTAAGGAATAAATTCTTTGTAAATATGTTCTATGTAAATAAGATTCATATGTTTGaattcaaataatatttttttgttcaattttttttggagtgaatcttttaataatattttttatgggCCAATTTGGCCCGAAAGCACGGCGGTT
It contains:
- the LOC130993064 gene encoding deSI-like protein At4g17486 yields the protein MLRRMMGKKGKTGTIPVYLNVYDLTPINGYAYWLGLGIYHSGVQVHGVEYAFGAHEHSTTGIFEVEPKHCPGFTFRKSILIARSDLGPKEVRALMENLAQEYPGNAYNLISKNCNHFCNDVCLRLTGKQIPRWVNRLARLGLFCNCVLPAGLNEAKVGHVRGGEKNSESEKKKLTSHLSRYVSASDPNPSANTPSSGSATRSGRRQSSHSLSQRSFSSLSEATSKWPEYM